A genomic segment from Leptospira kirschneri serovar Cynopteri str. 3522 CT encodes:
- a CDS encoding GAF domain protein, with protein sequence MGLLERVSKLVRSDSSGISASTSSGEVKKSLLKKSETFQRKPSFLQKALGMRKELVEEAAIPVPPFENELQTSSEKSDSEEFSIPELYEISLDTNEQEEFDTSISENSIEKDSDFDEIDSQELSQDENDITIDDLFEDETTDPESTDPRVLDSDQLSIQDQDKKETLDDISSNDDMTSLEEAPFDDWVKEAEQEARRTLPKKDPNVSDSEKNGFLFDDDSNFATSPIDLQIASRKKLENYISVFEISKEIGISTDFANFFENLLFSIMGQIGSESIGIFSSKNGNQDFFRLEDYQGENFNQEWTISSEEEIYHAVHNAGSVLYAKELLKLALPAKEREIIQQSEAELLVPIRTTEEFFGIILLGKTISGEDYTIEDLEFLKIIGEIAGSVYKRIYDTELLHQENQNLKETVRSNELIISLARDFSSVRSMDEAYDKLFSAFREELKVRRATFMILENKNEFRVFASNLLTPEHVGSFRLPLESSIVGIVSNIPGVFRIENFRKHPELVQKLSNDELGLMTDFIVIPLINLHWLVGMWIVHETEVPWTDSDRETAVGISEVLAPVFSNLLLVQERDSVFKDPFSPVEEKIEEMILKSTRLGNCFSLTIFKIQNVSRMVKLKGSGFFVNYSEELRKAIQDNLSEVDFHYRIGQGKYAMIVDGKDREETQVLIRKIKNRLVEVDRRSKDFQTSVVQHTLCYPADTKEKERILELLEES encoded by the coding sequence ATGGGATTACTGGAAAGAGTCAGTAAGTTAGTCCGATCGGATTCGTCTGGAATTTCCGCTTCGACGTCTTCTGGAGAAGTAAAAAAGTCGCTGCTCAAAAAATCCGAAACGTTTCAGCGTAAACCGAGCTTTTTACAAAAAGCACTTGGTATGAGAAAGGAACTCGTAGAAGAGGCAGCTATCCCGGTTCCACCTTTTGAAAATGAATTACAGACTTCCTCTGAAAAATCCGATTCTGAGGAATTTTCTATTCCTGAGTTATACGAAATTTCCTTGGATACAAACGAACAAGAAGAGTTTGATACTTCTATTTCCGAAAACTCTATCGAAAAAGATTCAGACTTTGACGAAATTGATTCACAGGAATTATCGCAAGACGAAAATGATATTACTATAGATGACCTTTTTGAAGATGAAACAACGGACCCGGAGTCTACAGATCCAAGAGTCTTAGATTCCGATCAACTTTCGATACAAGACCAGGATAAAAAAGAAACGTTAGACGATATATCGTCTAATGACGATATGACATCCTTGGAAGAGGCTCCTTTCGACGATTGGGTTAAAGAAGCAGAACAGGAGGCACGTCGAACTCTTCCTAAAAAAGATCCGAACGTTTCCGATTCCGAAAAGAACGGATTTTTATTTGACGACGATTCTAATTTTGCTACTTCTCCTATAGATCTTCAGATTGCTTCTCGAAAAAAATTGGAGAATTATATTTCCGTTTTTGAAATTAGTAAGGAGATAGGAATCTCTACAGACTTTGCGAACTTTTTTGAAAATCTGTTGTTTTCTATTATGGGACAAATAGGTTCCGAATCGATTGGGATTTTTTCTTCTAAGAATGGAAATCAAGATTTTTTTCGTTTGGAAGATTACCAAGGTGAGAACTTCAATCAAGAATGGACTATTTCTTCGGAAGAGGAAATCTATCACGCGGTGCATAACGCAGGATCGGTTCTTTATGCCAAGGAACTTTTAAAACTGGCTCTTCCTGCTAAGGAACGAGAGATTATCCAACAATCGGAAGCTGAACTTCTAGTTCCGATTAGAACCACTGAAGAATTTTTTGGAATCATTCTTTTAGGTAAAACGATCAGCGGAGAAGATTATACGATCGAAGATCTTGAATTTTTAAAGATCATCGGGGAAATCGCCGGTTCCGTATATAAAAGAATTTACGATACTGAACTACTTCATCAGGAAAATCAAAATCTAAAAGAAACGGTTCGCTCCAACGAGTTGATCATTTCGCTTGCTAGGGATTTTTCTTCCGTCCGTAGTATGGACGAAGCCTATGATAAATTATTTTCTGCGTTTCGAGAAGAATTAAAAGTTCGTCGCGCTACGTTTATGATTTTGGAAAACAAAAACGAATTCCGAGTATTCGCTTCCAATTTACTCACTCCGGAACACGTAGGAAGTTTTAGACTCCCTTTGGAAAGTTCGATCGTAGGAATTGTCTCTAACATTCCAGGTGTGTTTAGAATCGAAAATTTTAGAAAACATCCCGAGCTTGTACAGAAATTATCCAATGACGAACTTGGACTTATGACTGATTTTATAGTGATCCCTTTGATCAATCTACATTGGCTTGTTGGAATGTGGATCGTTCATGAAACTGAAGTTCCTTGGACTGATTCCGATCGAGAAACTGCCGTCGGAATTTCAGAAGTTCTTGCGCCCGTTTTTTCTAATTTATTGCTCGTTCAAGAAAGGGATTCGGTATTTAAAGATCCGTTCAGTCCGGTTGAGGAAAAAATAGAAGAGATGATTTTGAAATCGACCAGACTAGGAAATTGTTTTAGTCTAACTATATTCAAAATTCAGAATGTATCTAGAATGGTGAAATTAAAAGGTTCCGGATTTTTTGTAAATTACAGTGAGGAACTTAGAAAGGCCATCCAAGATAATTTATCTGAAGTGGATTTTCATTATCGGATCGGACAGGGAAAATACGCGATGATTGTGGATGGAAAGGATCGGGAAGAAACACAAGTTCTCATTCGTAAAATTAAAAATCGTCTTGTTGAAGTGGATCGTAGGTCCAAGGATTTTCAGACCTCCGTTGTGCAACATACTCTTTGTTATCCTGCGGATACAAAAGAAAAAGAAAGAATTTTAGAATTACTCGAAGAGTCTTAG
- a CDS encoding SLBB domain-containing protein, with translation MKTTIRVFAGIVLFLSVGFLLRKNREQIRNRFQSESISASIRGNVVHPGVYRLHKGDTLDDLVRLAGGLKKPSVLELNLDREILDGQTIELKE, from the coding sequence ATGAAAACTACAATTCGTGTTTTCGCAGGAATAGTTTTATTTTTAAGCGTAGGTTTTTTATTACGAAAAAACCGGGAACAGATACGAAACAGATTCCAGTCTGAATCTATTTCCGCGTCGATTCGCGGAAATGTTGTTCATCCAGGAGTTTATCGTCTTCATAAAGGAGATACTTTGGATGACTTGGTTCGTCTGGCGGGAGGTTTAAAAAAACCTTCTGTACTGGAACTAAACCTCGATCGGGAAATTTTGGACGGACAGACGATCGAATTGAAAGAATGA
- the atpC gene encoding ATP synthase F1 subunit epsilon codes for MSANKLKVSVISPEKILYKGEVDSLIVPGSEGFFGILPDHAPLVATLGIGILEIRKGEKLKVLSIERGFIEVKDNSISILTDHGALKEDIDLEVEKKNLVEAEKLPPSDSKNLFLQKTKTRILVASR; via the coding sequence ATGTCCGCGAATAAACTCAAAGTATCCGTGATTTCCCCTGAAAAGATTCTCTATAAGGGGGAAGTGGATTCTCTGATCGTTCCAGGAAGTGAAGGATTTTTTGGAATCCTTCCGGATCACGCTCCTTTGGTCGCCACTTTGGGAATCGGCATTTTAGAAATCCGAAAAGGAGAAAAGTTAAAGGTATTGTCTATAGAAAGAGGATTTATCGAAGTAAAAGATAATTCCATCAGCATTCTTACGGACCATGGTGCTCTCAAAGAAGATATCGATTTAGAAGTCGAAAAAAAGAATTTAGTAGAAGCGGAAAAACTTCCTCCATCCGATTCTAAAAATCTTTTCCTCCAAAAAACAAAAACTCGAATTTTAGTCGCATCCCGCTAA
- the atpD gene encoding F0F1 ATP synthase subunit beta: protein MNKGKIKQIIGSVLDIEFENGELPEIYNALEIETNVSGKKETIIAEVQTHIGGKAVRAIALSSTDGLIRGQEVSNTGKPISVPVGDATLGRIFNVLGKTIDEGPAITVKETRPIHRAAPSFDELTSKTEVFETGIKVIDLLAPYIKGGKTGLFGGAGVGKTVLIQELINNIAKQHGGFSVFAGVGERTREGNDLWREMKESGVIDKTVLCYGQMNEPPGARLRVALSALTMAEHFRDSIGTDVLLFVDNIFRFSQAGSEVSALLGRMPSAVGYQPTLSTEMGALQERITSTKKGSITSVQAIYVPADDLTDPAPANAFAHLDATTVLSRAISDKGIYPAVDPLDSTSRVMNAQVLGEEHYLVAREVQRILQRYKDLQDIIAILGMDELSEDDKVLVARARKIEKFLSQPFHVAEVFTGAPGKYVKLADTVRSFKEVISGNYDHLPEQAFYMVGSIDDAIEKAKGYKG from the coding sequence ATGAATAAAGGTAAAATCAAACAGATCATCGGTTCCGTTTTGGATATCGAATTTGAGAACGGAGAACTTCCAGAAATTTATAACGCATTGGAAATCGAAACGAACGTTTCCGGAAAAAAAGAAACGATCATCGCTGAGGTCCAAACCCATATAGGAGGAAAAGCGGTTCGCGCGATTGCACTTTCTTCCACGGACGGTCTGATCCGAGGACAAGAAGTTTCCAACACAGGAAAACCGATCAGTGTTCCTGTAGGGGACGCGACACTCGGAAGAATTTTCAACGTTTTAGGTAAAACCATTGATGAAGGTCCCGCTATTACTGTAAAAGAAACCCGTCCGATTCACAGAGCCGCTCCTTCTTTCGACGAACTTACTTCTAAAACAGAAGTATTCGAAACCGGAATTAAGGTCATCGATCTCCTCGCTCCTTACATCAAAGGTGGAAAGACAGGACTCTTTGGAGGTGCCGGAGTAGGTAAGACGGTTCTCATTCAGGAATTAATCAACAACATCGCAAAACAACACGGTGGATTTTCCGTATTTGCCGGAGTGGGAGAAAGAACCCGCGAAGGAAACGATCTCTGGAGAGAAATGAAGGAATCTGGAGTAATCGATAAAACTGTACTTTGTTATGGTCAGATGAACGAACCTCCGGGCGCTCGTCTTCGGGTTGCGTTATCCGCTCTTACCATGGCGGAACATTTTCGTGATTCTATTGGAACCGATGTTCTTCTGTTCGTGGATAATATATTCCGTTTTTCGCAAGCTGGTTCGGAAGTTTCTGCTCTTCTCGGAAGAATGCCTTCTGCGGTGGGGTATCAGCCTACACTTTCTACCGAAATGGGTGCGCTTCAAGAAAGGATTACATCTACTAAAAAAGGATCGATCACTTCCGTCCAGGCGATTTACGTTCCTGCAGACGACTTGACCGACCCGGCTCCTGCGAACGCATTTGCTCACTTGGATGCAACTACGGTTCTTTCTCGTGCTATTTCTGATAAAGGGATTTATCCAGCGGTTGACCCGCTTGATTCCACTTCTCGCGTGATGAATGCTCAGGTTCTTGGAGAAGAACACTATTTAGTAGCCCGAGAAGTTCAAAGAATCCTGCAAAGGTATAAAGATTTACAAGATATTATTGCCATTTTGGGAATGGACGAACTTTCCGAAGACGATAAAGTGCTCGTAGCCAGAGCGAGAAAGATCGAAAAGTTTCTTTCTCAGCCTTTTCACGTGGCAGAGGTTTTTACAGGAGCCCCTGGGAAATACGTGAAACTTGCGGATACGGTTCGTTCTTTTAAAGAAGTGATTTCTGGAAATTACGATCACCTTCCAGAGCAAGCTTTTTATATGGTTGGTTCTATAGACGACGCCATCGAAAAGGCAAAAGGTTATAAAGGATAA
- the atpG gene encoding ATP synthase F1 subunit gamma, with protein sequence MATPREIKKRINSVKNTRKITRTMEMVSTAKSKKISDRVNASHPFSNKIKELVSSLASLGGVVHSPYLRRPEKIKTVALLIITANRGLCGGYNSNVNRMAKVKIQEWKKAGVNVRLFIVGKKGISFFKFAGEKAEKTYTHLDDKSGYKEAEEFANLFLELFAKEEVDVVEIASTVYYSSASQKTEVTRVLPLEPAGEESVSDMMVYEPSPEKVLESLLPLVVKTAFLKAILEANCSEQIARRIAMKSATDAASEMIKLLTRGYNRVRQAKITQEISEIVAGADSLN encoded by the coding sequence TTGGCAACTCCTAGAGAAATCAAAAAAAGAATCAACTCGGTAAAGAATACTAGAAAGATCACTCGTACGATGGAAATGGTCTCCACGGCCAAATCCAAAAAGATCAGCGATCGGGTGAACGCTTCTCATCCTTTTTCCAATAAGATCAAGGAACTCGTTTCTTCTTTGGCTTCTCTTGGTGGAGTGGTGCACAGTCCTTATTTGAGAAGGCCTGAAAAGATCAAAACCGTGGCTCTTCTGATCATTACCGCGAACCGAGGACTTTGTGGCGGATACAATTCTAACGTAAACCGTATGGCCAAGGTAAAGATCCAAGAATGGAAAAAGGCAGGCGTCAACGTTCGTCTTTTCATCGTTGGTAAAAAGGGGATTTCTTTTTTCAAATTCGCGGGAGAGAAGGCAGAAAAAACCTACACTCATCTAGACGATAAATCTGGTTACAAAGAAGCGGAAGAATTCGCCAATCTGTTTTTGGAATTGTTTGCTAAAGAGGAAGTAGACGTCGTGGAAATTGCGTCTACCGTATATTATTCTTCGGCTTCTCAAAAAACGGAAGTTACGAGGGTACTTCCTTTGGAACCTGCCGGAGAAGAAAGTGTAAGCGATATGATGGTTTACGAACCGAGTCCGGAAAAGGTTCTCGAATCTCTATTACCTCTGGTCGTAAAAACGGCCTTTTTAAAAGCGATTTTAGAAGCGAATTGTTCCGAACAAATCGCAAGAAGAATCGCAATGAAGTCTGCGACCGACGCGGCTTCTGAAATGATCAAACTGCTCACCCGCGGATATAACCGCGTTAGACAGGCAAAAATCACTCAGGAAATTTCCGAGATTGTTGCCGGAGCGGATTCACTGAACTAA
- the atpA gene encoding F0F1 ATP synthase subunit alpha: MKIKTDEITSVLKQEILNYKKDLGVEEVGTVLEIGDGIARVFGLKNVMSGEMVEFQNGIFGQAFNLEENSVGVVVYGNYLEIQEGFTVKRTNRILEVPVGPELLGRVVNPLGEPIDGKGPINAKLTRPVESPAPGIAMRQPVGEPMQTGIKAIDAMIPIGRGQRELIIGDRGTGKTSIALDTILNQKGTGVICVYVAIGQKASTVASTVEMLRNKGALEYTIVVSATAADPAPLQYISPYSGCSMAEYFMYNEKKATLVVYDDLSKQAVAYRQMSLLLRRPPGREAYPGDVFYLHSRLLERAAKLDDKYGAGSLTALPIIETQEGEVSAYIPTNVISITDGQIYLQSNLFASGNRPAVDVGISVSRVGSAAQIKAMKQVAGKMKLELAQFRDLEAFAQLGTELDPATQAQLDRGNRIVQMLKQPVSSPYPVEEQVVEIFAVTRGFMDKIPVAKVQEYGKYLLNTIKEQYSEVLDSIRKEKKISDEEKLGEVLSKIAEEFLRKH, encoded by the coding sequence ATGAAAATTAAAACAGACGAAATTACGTCCGTTCTCAAGCAGGAAATTTTAAATTATAAAAAAGATCTAGGTGTAGAAGAAGTCGGAACGGTCCTCGAGATCGGAGACGGAATCGCCCGTGTATTCGGACTCAAGAACGTGATGTCCGGAGAGATGGTAGAATTCCAAAATGGAATCTTTGGTCAGGCGTTTAACTTAGAAGAAAATTCCGTGGGTGTGGTCGTTTACGGAAACTACCTCGAAATTCAAGAAGGATTCACCGTTAAAAGAACGAATCGAATTCTCGAAGTTCCCGTAGGTCCTGAACTTCTCGGACGCGTAGTAAATCCGTTAGGCGAACCAATCGATGGAAAAGGCCCGATCAACGCAAAACTTACCAGACCTGTGGAATCTCCCGCTCCCGGAATTGCGATGAGACAACCCGTAGGCGAGCCTATGCAAACCGGAATCAAAGCGATAGACGCGATGATCCCGATCGGACGCGGACAAAGAGAGCTAATCATCGGAGATCGAGGAACCGGAAAAACGTCTATTGCACTGGATACGATTTTAAACCAAAAAGGAACCGGAGTGATCTGCGTCTATGTAGCGATCGGTCAAAAAGCTTCTACAGTGGCTTCCACAGTAGAGATGCTTCGTAACAAAGGTGCTCTTGAATATACGATCGTGGTTTCTGCGACCGCCGCGGATCCGGCTCCTCTGCAATATATCTCTCCTTACTCTGGATGTAGTATGGCGGAATATTTTATGTATAATGAAAAGAAAGCGACTCTTGTAGTTTACGATGACCTTTCTAAACAAGCGGTTGCGTATCGTCAGATGTCTCTTCTGCTTCGTCGTCCTCCGGGTCGAGAAGCGTATCCTGGAGACGTGTTCTATCTTCACTCTAGACTTCTTGAAAGAGCGGCTAAACTAGACGATAAATACGGCGCGGGTTCTTTGACTGCGCTTCCAATCATAGAGACTCAAGAAGGTGAGGTTTCCGCTTATATTCCTACGAACGTGATTTCGATCACAGACGGACAAATTTATCTTCAATCCAACTTATTTGCATCTGGGAATCGTCCTGCGGTAGACGTGGGGATTTCGGTTTCTCGGGTTGGATCTGCGGCACAGATCAAAGCGATGAAACAAGTTGCAGGAAAAATGAAATTAGAACTTGCACAGTTCCGAGATCTCGAGGCGTTTGCTCAACTCGGAACCGAACTCGACCCTGCTACACAAGCGCAGTTGGACCGAGGAAATAGAATCGTTCAGATGCTCAAGCAGCCGGTTTCTTCTCCTTATCCTGTCGAAGAACAGGTAGTGGAAATTTTTGCTGTGACCCGCGGATTTATGGATAAGATTCCAGTTGCAAAAGTTCAAGAATACGGAAAATATCTTTTGAATACGATCAAGGAACAATATTCCGAAGTTCTAGATTCGATCCGCAAAGAAAAGAAAATCTCTGACGAAGAAAAACTTGGAGAAGTTCTTTCTAAGATCGCAGAAGAATTTTTAAGAAAGCACTGA
- the atpH gene encoding ATP synthase F1 subunit delta: MNDSGVSKTYASALLGAANAPEEVEQELGDLAQLLFKDEKVKNFFLSPTVSNEEKEKVLIKNLRGKISDITLNFLGVLLNRGRIIHLPEIQKQFTVELDKKKGRVRAQVKSYPSLEPAQAAKLGSILSEKFKSEFILEVSEDKSLLGGFVVQFNDLKIEKSIASQLGEIKKSMLEKKLPVGAIYEN, from the coding sequence ATGAACGATTCCGGCGTTTCCAAAACATACGCTTCCGCACTTTTAGGAGCAGCCAATGCTCCCGAAGAAGTGGAACAAGAGTTAGGCGATTTAGCTCAGCTACTTTTCAAAGACGAAAAAGTAAAAAACTTTTTTCTTTCTCCTACTGTATCTAACGAAGAGAAAGAGAAGGTTCTGATAAAAAATCTCCGAGGAAAAATTTCGGATATAACCTTAAACTTTTTAGGAGTACTTTTGAATCGGGGAAGAATCATTCATCTTCCTGAAATTCAAAAACAATTTACCGTAGAGTTGGATAAGAAAAAGGGAAGGGTGCGCGCTCAAGTAAAAAGTTATCCTTCTTTAGAACCCGCTCAAGCGGCCAAACTCGGATCCATCCTTTCCGAAAAATTCAAATCGGAATTCATTCTGGAAGTTTCAGAAGATAAATCTCTTCTGGGTGGATTTGTCGTACAATTCAATGACTTAAAAATCGAAAAGTCAATCGCTTCCCAGCTGGGGGAAATCAAGAAGTCCATGCTGGAAAAGAAATTACCGGTTGGAGCCATCTATGAAAATTAA
- a CDS encoding F0F1 ATP synthase subunit B, whose protein sequence is MVLLAAKGLSLLDVNPGLVVWTLVTFLVVVLVLKKFAWDVILKALDERAETVQNDIKKASELRLEAEALLKDYEARLNSAKDEANAIVAEAKSDALKLKNKLLEETNGEVKAQKDQAVKEIELAKAKALGQLQTQIVEMTIIVAGKVLEKQLKSEDYKAFIETELNKLGKLSA, encoded by the coding sequence TTGGTACTCTTAGCTGCTAAGGGATTGAGTCTTCTGGATGTGAACCCGGGTCTAGTAGTCTGGACTCTGGTTACTTTTCTAGTTGTAGTCTTAGTTCTCAAAAAGTTTGCCTGGGATGTAATTTTGAAGGCTTTGGACGAAAGAGCAGAAACCGTTCAGAACGACATTAAAAAGGCTTCGGAACTCCGTTTAGAAGCAGAGGCTCTTTTAAAAGATTACGAGGCTAGGTTAAACTCTGCAAAAGACGAAGCAAACGCAATTGTTGCGGAAGCCAAGTCGGATGCTTTGAAACTGAAGAATAAACTTCTCGAAGAAACCAACGGGGAAGTGAAGGCACAGAAAGATCAGGCAGTGAAAGAGATAGAACTCGCTAAAGCAAAGGCGTTGGGACAACTGCAAACTCAAATCGTAGAAATGACGATCATCGTAGCGGGTAAAGTTCTAGAAAAACAGCTCAAAAGCGAAGACTATAAAGCCTTTATTGAAACAGAATTAAATAAACTGGGAAAACTGAGCGCATAA
- a CDS encoding ATP synthase F0 subunit C: MEFGLGYIGVGIAAGVAILGAALGIGRIGGSATEGISRQPEAGGKIQTAMIIAAALIEGAALFALVIAFQAAGTLNEGLKATVAHQTKASAVVTEEKGK, from the coding sequence ATGGAATTTGGATTAGGATATATTGGTGTAGGAATTGCTGCAGGAGTTGCTATCCTAGGAGCAGCTCTCGGAATCGGAAGAATCGGCGGATCTGCGACGGAAGGAATTTCAAGACAGCCCGAGGCGGGTGGTAAAATTCAAACCGCTATGATCATCGCGGCTGCGTTGATTGAAGGTGCGGCTTTGTTTGCACTTGTAATCGCTTTCCAAGCTGCGGGAACTCTGAACGAAGGATTAAAAGCTACCGTTGCTCACCAAACGAAAGCTTCTGCAGTCGTAACTGAAGAAAAAGGAAAGTAA